The nucleotide sequence TCAGCAATTGAAATTTCAAATTCTATGACCTTCATAAATAAAGTGGGAGTATTTGCTGACCAACCTATAGAGTACGTTATATCCATAATTAATCAATGTGGTTTAGATTATGCTCAATTAAGTGGTAATGAAAGCCTAGAATATTGTATGCAGGTGGGGCTACCAATTATCAAATCACTTAAAATAGATACAAATTCAAATATTAAAACTATTAAGAGAAAGATTTTTCCAATAATAGATAGTTTAATAAACAACAATGTGATACCGCTTATAGAATCATCTGTTCCTGGTTTTTATGGGGGGACTGGTACACAAATATCTTTAGATATTGCTAAAGAAATTGCAGAAAACTTTGATATAATTCTTGCTGGTGGATTAACACCATTAAATGTCAAAAGTATGGTAGATTATATTAACCCTTGGGGTGTGGATGTTGCTAGTGGTGTCGAATCTGAGAAAAAGCAAACTCCAGATAAAATTATACAATTTATTTCAAATGCAAAGAATGGTGATAATGAATAAGGATTCTAAAATATTATGGCCAAATGATAAAGGTAGGTTTGGAGAGTTTGGAGGTAGATATGTACCTGAAACACTTATTCCAGCTCTTGATGAATTACTTGAATCATATGAAAAAATTAAAACAGATAAGGGTTTTATCAAAGAGTTTTCTACATTATTAGAATATTTTGTTGGTCGACCAACTCCTTTGTATTTTGCTGAAAATCTAACCAAATATTTTAAAGGACCAAAAATATATCTAAAAAGAGAAGATCTATCTCATACTGGCGCCCATAAAATCAACAATGCAATAGGTCAGGCACTTCTAGCAAAAAAAATGGGAAAAACTCGTATAATCGCTGAGACTGGGGCTGGTCAACACGGAGTCGCAACAGCTACTGTTTGTGCGAAATTAGGTTTAGAATGCCATGTTTACATGGGATCTATAGATATTGAAAGGCAAAATCCAAATGTTCGTAGAATGGAATTATTAGGGGCAAATATTATTTCAGTCAGTAGTGGAACCAAAACCCTCAAAGACGCTATAAATGAAGCAATACGAGATTGGGTTAGTAATGTAGATACCACACACTATTTAATTGGAAGTGCTATAGGCCCACATCCATATCCTGTTATCGTTCGTGATTTCCAGTCAGTAATTGGAGCAGAAGTCAGAGAGCAAAGTCTAAAACAATTAGGAACATTACCAAGTGCAGTTATAGCGTGTGTAGGAGGTGGCAGTAATGCAATTGGTATATTTTACCCTTTTATCAATGATTTAGATGTTAAATTAATTGGTGTTGAAGCTGGAGGTAAAGGTGAAAATACTGACGCTACTGCCGCAACATTAGTTAAAGGAACACCAGGGGTACTCCATGGGACATATACTTATTTATTACAGGATAATTATGGACAAATTCAAGAAACTCATAGCGTTTCAGCAGGTTTAGATTATCCGGGAGTAGGACCAGAACATGCATATTTGAAAGATACAGAACGAGCTAAATACGTTTCGGCTGATGATCAAATGGCTATTGATGGATTCAAACTATTGTGTTCAACCGAAGGCATTATCCCTGCGTTAGAACCTGCACATGTTATAGGATATTTACCTCACATTATCAAGGATTTCTCATCCAAAGATATTATGGTTATAGGTCTAAGTGGTAGGGGGGATAAGGACCTCGATACTGTTTTATCTTTATAAACATTCCCTTATCTTATAGCTTTTTCTTATTGAATTATTTCAACTATGTTTAATTTATGAGTTTATTTTGCAAATCTTAGGAATGATTCTTATTCTCAATTATAATTGACATTTACAATGAAGATTGGTAATTAATGAGACAACTTTATATGAAAATCCTTAAAGTGGAGGAGAAGGAGTACATATGTCTAGTAATGCAACAATTGGTCAAGTAGAAGTTACTCGATACATTCAATCAACCGTTAAATTTAACTCAGGGAATACTACAATTTGGGTCGATCCATTTGGTTTAAACGATGATCTTATTGGAGGGGATAAAGCTGATATTATACTTTTAACTCATGAACATGGTGACCACTTTAATTTAGATGCCATTAATGCTGTTTCTAAAGAAGGTACTATCTTGGTTTGTAACAATAGTGGTATTGAGCAAAAAATTAGAGGGAATGTTAGTAGTGAATTGATAGTTATGAAAGAAGGTGATAAAAATCTTGTCTCTGGAATAAATGTTGAGGCTGTTGCAGGGTACAATGATTTCCATCCACGCAATAATGGCCATGATAGTTTTAATATTGGGTTTATATTTGAATTTGGTGGAGCTAGAATATTAAATGCTGGAGATACTGATTTAATTGAAGAATTTGCTGCAATGTCACCATTAGATTTAGCATTACTACCAATCGGAAACGCTGGTTATACTATGGATGAGGCTGACGCTGCTAAGGCGGTAAATGAAATGTTAAAGCCTGGAGCTGTTATTCCAGTACATTATGGATTTGCTACTGGAGGAGATCCAGAGAAATTCAAGTCATTAATTAATTCTGGAATTAATGTAGAAATATTAGATCCATTAAATCCAATGAAAGCAGGATAAATCAACTAAAAAGAGCCATAAATTTATGGCTCTTTTTTTTAATCTCTAATTGGAAGTTCTACTGTTGCTGTACCAGGTGTAGTCTTGTCACCCTTACTATTTTCTAACCATATATCACAGTCTAAAAGATGATGATTTCCATCTTTGTATTTTTTTGTCACAATACCTTTACAAATCAAGTCCTCATTTGGTACATCCATGGCTCTATACTGGCAACTTAGTTTTCTTAACATTCCTGTTTCACCAATCCAGTCAGTCATTAATTGTCCTAACCAAGCATTTTTTAATGCTCCGTGTATTATTATTCCTGGAAGGTTGTTATTTTTTGCAAATTCTACGTCATAATGAATTTGATAAAAATCTCCAGATGCTCCAGCGTATTTTACTAAAAGTTGGCTACTAGCATTTTTAGGGAGCGGTGTAACTTCAGAAGCTTCTTCAACATCATCCCAGTATAAAGTTTCTTTTGACATAATTATTCTCCTTAATTGTTTTAGTAACTAATACCGTTAGTTTTTTGCGTGGCTACAATTTGACCTAATTGATTTTCAT is from SAR202 cluster bacterium and encodes:
- the trpB gene encoding tryptophan synthase subunit beta: MNKDSKILWPNDKGRFGEFGGRYVPETLIPALDELLESYEKIKTDKGFIKEFSTLLEYFVGRPTPLYFAENLTKYFKGPKIYLKREDLSHTGAHKINNAIGQALLAKKMGKTRIIAETGAGQHGVATATVCAKLGLECHVYMGSIDIERQNPNVRRMELLGANIISVSSGTKTLKDAINEAIRDWVSNVDTTHYLIGSAIGPHPYPVIVRDFQSVIGAEVREQSLKQLGTLPSAVIACVGGGSNAIGIFYPFINDLDVKLIGVEAGGKGENTDATAATLVKGTPGVLHGTYTYLLQDNYGQIQETHSVSAGLDYPGVGPEHAYLKDTERAKYVSADDQMAIDGFKLLCSTEGIIPALEPAHVIGYLPHIIKDFSSKDIMVIGLSGRGDKDLDTVLSL
- a CDS encoding dehydratase, with the translated sequence MSKETLYWDDVEEASEVTPLPKNASSQLLVKYAGASGDFYQIHYDVEFAKNNNLPGIIIHGALKNAWLGQLMTDWIGETGMLRKLSCQYRAMDVPNEDLICKGIVTKKYKDGNHHLLDCDIWLENSKGDKTTPGTATVELPIRD
- a CDS encoding MBL fold metallo-hydrolase; protein product: MSSNATIGQVEVTRYIQSTVKFNSGNTTIWVDPFGLNDDLIGGDKADIILLTHEHGDHFNLDAINAVSKEGTILVCNNSGIEQKIRGNVSSELIVMKEGDKNLVSGINVEAVAGYNDFHPRNNGHDSFNIGFIFEFGGARILNAGDTDLIEEFAAMSPLDLALLPIGNAGYTMDEADAAKAVNEMLKPGAVIPVHYGFATGGDPEKFKSLINSGINVEILDPLNPMKAG
- a CDS encoding phosphoribosylanthranilate isomerase, with translation MKVKICGVRDVKSALVCESFSADFIGLNFVPNVHREIDIASAIEISNSMTFINKVGVFADQPIEYVISIINQCGLDYAQLSGNESLEYCMQVGLPIIKSLKIDTNSNIKTIKRKIFPIIDSLINNNVIPLIESSVPGFYGGTGTQISLDIAKEIAENFDIILAGGLTPLNVKSMVDYINPWGVDVASGVESEKKQTPDKIIQFISNAKNGDNE